From Candidatus Zixiibacteriota bacterium, the proteins below share one genomic window:
- a CDS encoding PKD domain-containing protein — protein MLNSCSLYVELSTNNKRTWSQIAGPLPYNNGMGAAASPPESVPLMPNVGKYLWHTPNINSDSCFLRIRGSDLAENNGQVISHRFRLGCARPYADFTPIHATGDRTLTIPFREFCLNSPSAWFWDFGDGGTSTAPDPTHTYGPGVYTVTLIASNQCTADTLIRPNMVHVNCQILPALIMTDHTTALLNHNIVFRNEIIYTPPMEYWWDFGDGNQVTTSLDSVYHSYSCPGSYTITLKVTDMCGSNQQTKVNYITITAPAGTPDTDNDGIINACDNCPSVANPDQADNDHDGLGDLCDPDDDNDGIPDLTDNCPMIANPDQHDSDADGIGDACDFICGDANNNGLVNIQDVSYILKFLYLGGSAPMPVWQAADVNHSGNLNLQDVTYLINYLYKGGPAPVCL, from the coding sequence GTGCTTAACTCCTGCTCTCTTTATGTGGAGCTTTCCACAAATAACAAGCGCACCTGGTCCCAAATTGCCGGTCCGCTTCCCTATAACAATGGTATGGGTGCGGCTGCGTCGCCCCCGGAGAGTGTGCCATTAATGCCCAATGTCGGTAAATATCTCTGGCATACGCCCAATATCAATTCCGATAGCTGCTTTCTGCGTATCCGCGGCTCCGACCTCGCAGAAAACAACGGCCAGGTGATTTCGCATCGGTTTAGATTGGGCTGCGCACGTCCATATGCCGACTTTACGCCTATCCATGCCACCGGTGATCGCACGCTGACGATTCCATTCCGCGAATTTTGCTTGAATTCACCTTCGGCCTGGTTTTGGGATTTCGGCGATGGTGGCACATCAACAGCCCCTGATCCAACGCATACATACGGCCCGGGTGTTTATACCGTGACCTTAATAGCCTCGAATCAATGCACGGCCGATACATTAATCAGACCAAACATGGTTCATGTAAACTGCCAAATCCTGCCGGCATTGATTATGACCGATCACACCACCGCACTCTTGAACCATAACATAGTCTTCCGCAACGAGATCATATATACACCACCAATGGAATACTGGTGGGATTTTGGCGACGGTAATCAGGTTACAACAAGCTTGGATTCGGTATACCATAGCTATTCATGCCCGGGATCATATACGATTACCCTGAAAGTGACCGACATGTGCGGCAGCAATCAGCAAACCAAGGTGAATTACATAACCATTACAGCCCCGGCCGGAACGCCCGACACCGACAACGATGGTATCATTAATGCCTGCGACAACTGCCCGAGTGTGGCTAATCCCGATCAGGCCGATAATGACCACGACGGTCTCGGTGATCTCTGCGACCCGGATGACGATAATGATGGAATCCCCGATCTGACCGATAACTGCCCCATGATTGCCAATCCCGACCAGCATGATTCTGATGCCGATGGTATCGGTGATGCCTGCGATTTCATTTGCGGTGATGCCAATAACAATGGTTTAGTCAACATACAGGATGTGTCATATATTCTCAAATTTCTATACCTGGGGGGATCCGCGCCCATGCCGGTTTGGCAGGCAGCCGATGTGAATCATTCCGGCAACCTCAATCTTCAGGATGTCACTTATTTGATAAATTATCTTTACAAAGGGGGTCCGGCCCCGGTGTGTCTGTAA
- a CDS encoding alpha/beta hydrolase-fold protein, which yields MLKRIWLLFSVLLIAAVLYSCSDRGIVTVDNNFNKGSIFTAQHVFTHYLKQSMFKNISDAPLVRFRVYRPYIEDENQVPGIPFPVLYLLSPYGEDEFFYLDNGLKEVADGMIARHEIKPMWIVCVNGSSGYGGAFYGDTYAGGKYAELIGAKYGLPTNDSLGTLLDYVDGVFNTIDSRATRAISGVGTGGYGAMRIAIRYSENFSSVSAVSAPLDFNGAGGTGGFVPLFQQVMQVQGSANYRSLDTSSSKPLNNLFIAAACNYSPHDTGTTGDSFVITDSATYFAPFGSSSTVKFHLPFDSTGSVYDSTGAVYPIWNMWLSNNIENILAAYPDALDATAIFLAASPQSDFGYFDQTLAFHDHLTGLNKAHQYLMFDGYSGVPASGNNYTYDMLEKILKFHSDHFIIP from the coding sequence ATGTTAAAAAGAATATGGCTTCTGTTTTCGGTCCTTTTGATCGCGGCTGTGCTTTACAGTTGCAGCGACCGGGGAATCGTCACAGTAGACAACAATTTTAATAAGGGCTCGATATTCACGGCTCAGCACGTCTTCACGCACTATCTCAAACAATCAATGTTCAAGAATATCAGCGATGCCCCGCTGGTTCGGTTCCGGGTCTACCGCCCGTACATAGAGGATGAGAATCAGGTTCCGGGAATACCCTTTCCGGTGCTGTATCTTCTCTCGCCCTATGGAGAAGACGAATTCTTCTATCTTGATAATGGCCTGAAAGAAGTGGCTGACGGTATGATTGCCCGCCACGAAATCAAGCCGATGTGGATCGTCTGTGTCAATGGCTCCAGCGGTTACGGCGGGGCGTTCTATGGTGACACTTACGCCGGCGGCAAATACGCCGAGTTGATTGGCGCCAAATACGGCCTTCCCACCAATGACAGCCTTGGCACTCTGCTGGATTATGTTGACGGCGTTTTCAATACCATCGATTCCCGCGCCACACGGGCCATCTCCGGGGTCGGCACGGGTGGTTATGGCGCCATGAGAATCGCCATTCGTTACAGCGAAAATTTCTCTTCGGTATCAGCCGTTTCGGCTCCGCTCGATTTTAACGGCGCCGGCGGCACCGGCGGTTTTGTCCCGTTATTCCAGCAGGTCATGCAAGTTCAGGGAAGCGCCAATTATCGCTCCCTGGATACTTCCTCTTCCAAGCCGCTGAACAACCTGTTCATTGCTGCGGCCTGCAACTATTCGCCGCACGATACCGGCACTACCGGTGACAGCTTCGTCATTACCGATTCGGCCACCTATTTTGCACCTTTCGGCAGCAGTTCGACCGTCAAGTTTCATCTTCCCTTCGATTCCACCGGCAGCGTTTATGATTCCACCGGTGCCGTTTATCCGATCTGGAATATGTGGCTGAGCAACAATATTGAGAATATTCTGGCCGCCTATCCCGATGCGCTCGATGCCACAGCGATCTTCCTGGCGGCCTCGCCCCAGAGCGATTTCGGATACTTCGATCAGACCCTGGCCTTCCATGACCATCTGACCGGTCTGAATAAAGCTCATCAGTATCTTATGTTTGATGGGTATTCCGGAGTCCCGGCGAGCGGCAACAATTACACCTATGATATGCTGGAGAAAATCCTGAAATTCCACTCGGATCATTTCATTATCCCGTGA
- the bshB1 gene encoding bacillithiol biosynthesis deacetylase BshB1 encodes MIDERSYDLISIGAHPDDVEVGTGGVLIALNKSGYKTGIVYLTAGEMGTGGTPEIRAEEAVNAARVMGSDLIHTYDWGDARLFDSYEKRIELAGLIRKCRPSIILAPYPQIGHGKRQSHPDHVAAGQIVINAASYATLKKMPIPGEPHSVKRVFHYFLPPGLTPSFVVDITEYFEQWIEALKCHKSQFLNPEKSRDYIWSLESMARSFGSQAGCRYGQGFYHIEPMRIVDLFDLVK; translated from the coding sequence ATGATAGACGAGAGAAGCTACGATTTAATATCAATCGGCGCCCACCCTGATGATGTTGAGGTCGGCACCGGCGGCGTACTTATTGCGCTCAATAAGAGCGGCTACAAGACCGGCATTGTCTATCTGACCGCCGGTGAGATGGGGACCGGCGGAACGCCCGAAATCAGGGCGGAAGAGGCGGTCAATGCCGCCAGAGTTATGGGTTCCGATCTGATTCACACTTATGATTGGGGCGATGCCCGTCTTTTTGACAGCTATGAAAAACGGATTGAGCTGGCCGGCCTGATAAGAAAGTGCCGTCCCTCGATAATCCTGGCGCCCTACCCTCAGATAGGGCATGGGAAAAGACAGTCGCATCCCGATCATGTTGCTGCCGGGCAGATTGTAATCAATGCTGCCAGCTACGCCACGCTGAAGAAGATGCCGATTCCCGGAGAACCTCACTCGGTCAAACGGGTCTTCCATTATTTTCTCCCGCCCGGGCTGACTCCCAGTTTCGTGGTCGATATCACCGAGTATTTCGAGCAATGGATTGAGGCGCTCAAATGCCATAAGTCTCAGTTTCTCAATCCGGAGAAATCGCGCGATTATATCTGGTCGCTGGAATCGATGGCGCGCTCGTTCGGTTCGCAGGCGGGATGCCGCTATGGGCAGGGGTTCTACCATATCGAACCGATGCGCATTGTCGACCTGTTTGATCTGGTAAAATAA
- the selD gene encoding selenide, water dikinase SelD has protein sequence MGPKFLAELLKKLPAETNPNLLVGFETSDDAGIYKINERQALVQTVDFFPPIVDDPYAFGQIAAANALSDIYAMGGKPLTALNIVGFPEATMPPDILIKILLGGAAKIREAGAVIVGGHSIKDKELKYGLAVTGIIDIDRIVKNAGAKIGDKLFLTKPLGTGIITTAIKRNMAAPEDIEAVTAMMTRLNNIASELMLQFCAHAATDITGYGLLGHAYEMAAASNIGIVFHYDTLPLLPNILKYAESGAIPGGSNANREYLVDKVTIPSRLSVPMTDILFDPQTSGGLLISLPKENAVGFVREAAQRQLPVYEIGEVTAKGAKAIAVD, from the coding sequence TTGGGGCCAAAGTTTTTGGCTGAACTGCTGAAGAAACTCCCGGCCGAGACCAATCCCAATCTTCTGGTTGGGTTTGAGACTTCGGATGATGCCGGCATATATAAGATAAACGAACGTCAGGCACTGGTGCAGACGGTCGATTTTTTCCCGCCGATCGTCGATGATCCGTATGCTTTCGGGCAAATTGCGGCCGCCAACGCCCTTTCTGATATCTACGCCATGGGCGGCAAACCGCTCACGGCGCTCAATATTGTCGGTTTCCCCGAGGCCACCATGCCGCCGGATATCCTGATTAAGATACTTCTGGGGGGAGCCGCAAAGATTCGCGAGGCCGGAGCGGTAATTGTCGGCGGGCATTCAATCAAGGACAAAGAACTTAAATACGGCCTGGCGGTCACCGGGATCATTGATATTGACAGGATTGTAAAAAATGCCGGAGCCAAAATCGGCGACAAACTTTTCTTGACCAAACCTCTCGGCACCGGGATAATCACTACGGCGATTAAGCGCAATATGGCCGCGCCGGAAGATATAGAGGCGGTGACTGCCATGATGACCCGGCTGAATAATATCGCCTCGGAGTTGATGCTGCAGTTCTGCGCTCATGCCGCCACCGATATCACCGGCTACGGCCTTCTGGGGCACGCCTATGAGATGGCCGCTGCTTCCAATATCGGTATTGTATTTCATTATGACACTCTTCCTCTTCTGCCGAATATTCTTAAATATGCCGAATCAGGCGCGATTCCCGGGGGAAGCAATGCCAACCGCGAATATCTGGTAGATAAAGTGACCATACCCTCCCGCCTGTCTGTCCCTATGACCGATATACTTTTCGATCCGCAGACATCAGGGGGACTTTTAATTTCTTTGCCAAAAGAAAATGCGGTCGGCTTTGTTCGTGAGGCGGCGCAGCGGCAATTACCGGTGTATGAAATCGGTGAAGTGACAGCAAAGGGCGCGAAAGCAATTGCAGTCGACTGA
- a CDS encoding metal ABC transporter permease, whose product MAFYDSLYGLIGGLFPYEWAHSTFVLRALIGLLLLTPLCGAMGIMVVNFRMAFFSDTISHSAFTGIALGLLFGVNPWITLVAFGVVVGLGIIRVKKHSELSTDTVIGVFFSTVIAIGIAIISVRRGLSRDLQSYLFGDILTINEAELTAMIALFVVAFIFIWLTYNKLLMIGLHEDLASSKGFNTTLYEYAFSAILAIVVTFSIRAVGLLLVTALLILPAASARNMARSSGALFWWSILFSLISGVLGLAGSLIWNMATGASVILAASALFVLTNLASFIRHMKGRHVSPVN is encoded by the coding sequence ATGGCTTTTTACGATAGTCTCTATGGATTGATCGGCGGGCTTTTCCCCTATGAATGGGCGCATTCAACCTTTGTACTGCGGGCTCTGATTGGCCTTTTGTTGCTGACACCGCTCTGCGGGGCTATGGGGATAATGGTGGTCAATTTCCGCATGGCCTTCTTTTCGGATACCATCAGTCACTCCGCTTTCACCGGCATCGCCCTGGGTCTCCTATTTGGAGTCAATCCCTGGATCACACTGGTGGCTTTTGGCGTCGTAGTTGGCCTGGGAATAATTCGGGTCAAGAAACATAGCGAGCTGTCAACCGATACCGTTATCGGAGTCTTTTTTTCCACGGTCATTGCCATTGGAATAGCCATAATCAGCGTTCGGCGGGGACTGAGCCGCGACCTGCAATCTTATCTTTTTGGCGATATTCTAACTATAAACGAGGCTGAACTGACCGCCATGATTGCCCTTTTTGTCGTTGCCTTCATATTTATCTGGTTGACTTACAATAAGTTGCTGATGATTGGCCTGCATGAGGATCTGGCTTCTTCAAAGGGGTTCAATACTACCTTATATGAATATGCTTTTTCGGCCATATTGGCCATTGTGGTCACCTTTAGTATCCGCGCCGTGGGACTTCTGCTGGTGACCGCTCTTTTGATACTCCCGGCGGCTTCGGCCAGGAATATGGCCCGTTCCTCGGGGGCTCTTTTCTGGTGGTCAATACTTTTTTCATTGATTTCAGGAGTTCTGGGTCTCGCCGGTTCGCTAATCTGGAATATGGCCACCGGCGCCTCTGTCATACTGGCGGCATCGGCTCTTTTCGTCCTCACCAATCTGGCCAGCTTCATAAGGCACATGAAAGGACGGCATGTTTCCCCGGTAAATTGA
- a CDS encoding outer membrane protein transport protein, producing the protein MGILRYFAFLTLLLVFLLPSAFGSGFTFDGNGVKARGMGGAFRAVADDWSAACYNPAGYARMKDNQLAGNLTIFHNRYWVKPNILWGGQYESGYMNGLDIPNKHEYLNIPQGAFLARFPFWGEIVMGLSGYQAFDQNQTWQLYKNIPAYSRASIPGTQYYINLDVVAFQLTAAKNFMNDRLSVGIGLAVLRGDLSYGDLVLRRNPMPAPISDRPYERVPEWYKNDGNGWGIGYRAGLLYKATEKLDLGLVFIGKSSIDIDGTSEFKFYMGDNAYLRDNFFPTTEEYLFAGGEVVDLNSKFKTTLDLPASIGGGIAYKVNQKLTVALDAEMVFWSSFKGFDFTFSNFSGLKNPLFLRANDSLFKTNMVVPVKWDDAGKVMLGANYKAYSFIDVRAGGSFENSPVNQTTFIPQFFNLGDKYTVGFGLGFAIGYWNLDFATNYSHQKDLKITGYSDVNDDGLMDNLQGDYRANNYETVLGISYRF; encoded by the coding sequence ATGGGAATTTTAAGGTATTTTGCCTTTTTGACCTTGCTTCTGGTATTTCTGTTGCCATCAGCTTTTGGCAGCGGCTTTACTTTTGACGGCAACGGAGTGAAGGCAAGAGGTATGGGCGGGGCATTTCGTGCCGTAGCTGATGATTGGTCGGCAGCCTGCTATAATCCTGCCGGATACGCCCGGATGAAGGATAATCAACTGGCGGGCAATCTGACTATTTTCCATAACCGTTACTGGGTCAAGCCCAATATCCTGTGGGGCGGACAGTATGAAAGCGGTTACATGAACGGTCTGGATATTCCCAATAAACACGAGTATTTGAATATCCCCCAGGGTGCCTTCCTGGCTCGTTTCCCTTTCTGGGGTGAAATTGTGATGGGATTATCCGGTTACCAGGCTTTTGATCAAAACCAGACCTGGCAGCTGTATAAGAACATTCCGGCATACAGCCGTGCCAGTATTCCCGGCACCCAGTATTACATCAACCTTGATGTGGTCGCATTCCAGTTGACTGCGGCCAAGAACTTCATGAATGATCGCCTTTCGGTCGGAATCGGTCTGGCGGTTCTCCGCGGCGATTTGTCTTATGGTGATCTGGTCCTGAGAAGAAATCCGATGCCGGCTCCGATCAGCGATCGTCCTTACGAAAGAGTCCCCGAATGGTATAAGAATGACGGTAATGGCTGGGGAATAGGCTATCGCGCCGGGCTTCTTTATAAAGCGACCGAGAAATTGGATCTCGGCCTGGTTTTTATCGGGAAATCATCAATTGATATTGACGGAACCAGCGAGTTCAAGTTCTATATGGGAGACAATGCCTACCTGCGCGATAACTTCTTTCCCACCACCGAGGAATACCTTTTTGCCGGCGGCGAAGTTGTGGATTTGAATTCCAAATTCAAGACCACCCTTGATCTCCCGGCTTCCATCGGCGGCGGGATTGCCTACAAGGTCAATCAGAAACTGACTGTGGCGCTTGATGCCGAAATGGTTTTCTGGTCTTCGTTCAAAGGTTTTGACTTCACCTTCAGCAATTTCTCCGGCCTAAAAAATCCGCTGTTCCTTCGCGCCAACGATTCTTTATTCAAGACCAACATGGTTGTACCGGTTAAGTGGGACGATGCCGGAAAAGTGATGCTTGGCGCCAATTATAAGGCTTACAGTTTCATAGATGTGAGAGCCGGAGGCTCTTTTGAAAATTCGCCGGTTAACCAGACGACTTTCATCCCGCAGTTTTTCAATCTTGGCGATAAATACACGGTCGGTTTTGGCCTTGGTTTTGCAATCGGCTACTGGAATCTCGATTTCGCCACCAACTATTCTCATCAGAAGGATCTCAAAATCACCGGTTATTCTGATGTCAATGACGATGGTTTGATGGATAACCTGCAGGGCGATTACAGAGCCAATAACTATGAAACCGTGCTCGGTATCTCATACCGGTTTTAG
- a CDS encoding N-acetylmuramoyl-L-alanine amidase, whose amino-acid sequence MNIRRLYRNSLSGHIIIFICVYFSLIYTASAFKVCVDPGHGGEDGGAPSAITGYNEKDVNLQIAILLKDSLEMGSLTGNYRFTRLTDTFIQLEDRPAIANTYEADAFLSIHHNGSTNPTVQYSWGYYCNMDTIPYGPYVGWTRKTTPHFAQKVLYLIRRAFRYAWNEPIAQNEAVLRMSYMASTISEASFISQPAEAQKFFNNEDGHRENEAWALVSAIYSYWAAQGIAYVDYIYQNPEYADSFALRVDGWDYKAPYRDCWMPGEYHGLEAAPFIKDGYYYQFHHWEHRLYFSGVLLFQTTDNPYEFFVDQAPGDTAHWYRAIFTGGPFDFNLIYPSAGMTEINKNDTLTII is encoded by the coding sequence ATGAATATCCGTAGATTATACAGGAATTCTCTATCAGGTCATATCATTATATTTATTTGTGTCTATTTTTCACTCATATATACTGCATCTGCATTTAAGGTTTGCGTAGACCCCGGACATGGCGGCGAAGATGGGGGTGCACCTTCTGCAATTACCGGTTACAATGAAAAGGATGTCAATTTACAGATTGCCATTTTGCTTAAAGACAGCCTTGAAATGGGATCACTCACGGGTAATTATCGGTTTACCCGTCTTACTGATACTTTTATTCAACTGGAGGACAGGCCGGCAATTGCCAATACCTATGAAGCGGATGCGTTTCTTTCGATCCATCACAATGGCAGTACAAATCCAACGGTGCAGTATTCCTGGGGATATTATTGCAACATGGATACAATACCATACGGGCCTTATGTGGGTTGGACGCGCAAGACTACACCGCACTTTGCGCAGAAAGTGTTATATCTGATTCGCCGCGCATTTCGATATGCATGGAACGAACCTATAGCCCAAAATGAGGCCGTCCTAAGGATGTCATATATGGCTTCAACGATTTCCGAGGCATCTTTCATTTCGCAACCCGCTGAGGCGCAGAAATTTTTCAATAATGAGGACGGCCACCGCGAAAATGAGGCCTGGGCTTTGGTAAGCGCCATATACAGTTATTGGGCGGCCCAGGGCATTGCCTATGTTGATTATATCTATCAGAACCCTGAATATGCTGATTCTTTTGCTTTGAGAGTTGACGGCTGGGATTATAAGGCGCCGTACCGGGATTGTTGGATGCCGGGCGAATATCATGGTCTGGAAGCGGCTCCATTCATTAAAGACGGCTATTATTATCAATTTCATCATTGGGAACACCGTCTTTATTTCTCAGGCGTTTTACTATTTCAAACTACGGACAATCCCTATGAATTTTTCGTAGATCAAGCGCCTGGTGACACCGCTCATTGGTATCGGGCGATTTTCACAGGCGGGCCGTTTGATTTCAATCTGATATACCCCTCGGCCGGCATGACCGAAATCAATAAGAATGACACCTTAACTATAATCTGA